A single genomic interval of Pelodiscus sinensis isolate JC-2024 chromosome 28, ASM4963464v1, whole genome shotgun sequence harbors:
- the LOC102453760 gene encoding bolA-like protein 3 isoform X2, with product MAAAISAGILGRGHRMLLRGARRPLSSPSGGEARVTRVLREKFPRASAIRVVDISGGCGAMYEIHIESEEFKEKRTVQQHQMVNQALSEEIKAMHGLRIFTSVPKN from the exons ATGGCCGCCGCCATCAGCGCCGGCATCCTGGGCCGCGGCCACAGG ATGCTGCTGcgcggcgcgcgccggcccctCTCCTCGCCGAGCGGCGGCGAAGCCCGCGTGACGCGGGTGCTGCGGGAGAAGTTCCCCCGGGCCTCGGCCATCCGCGTGGTGGACATCTCGG GAGGCTGTGGAGCAATGTATGAAATTCATATAGAATCTGAagagtttaaagaaaagagaACTGTCCAGCAACATCAGATGGTTAATCAG GCACTAAGTGAAGAAATTAAAGCAATGCATGGACTACGGATATTCACATCTGTTCCAAAGAACTGA
- the LOC102453760 gene encoding bolA-like protein 3 isoform X1, with the protein MASSAWQEKSSSAHCRSPSPPPGKGSTRKLCPCPPTPAKQELCQMLLRGARRPLSSPSGGEARVTRVLREKFPRASAIRVVDISGGCGAMYEIHIESEEFKEKRTVQQHQMVNQALSEEIKAMHGLRIFTSVPKN; encoded by the exons ATggccagctctgcctggcaggaGAAAAGCAGTTCTGCACACTGCCgttccccctctccacccccaggaaAGGGCAGCACAAGGAAGCTCTgcccctgtccccccactcctgccaaaCAGGAACTATGCCAG ATGCTGCTGcgcggcgcgcgccggcccctCTCCTCGCCGAGCGGCGGCGAAGCCCGCGTGACGCGGGTGCTGCGGGAGAAGTTCCCCCGGGCCTCGGCCATCCGCGTGGTGGACATCTCGG GAGGCTGTGGAGCAATGTATGAAATTCATATAGAATCTGAagagtttaaagaaaagagaACTGTCCAGCAACATCAGATGGTTAATCAG GCACTAAGTGAAGAAATTAAAGCAATGCATGGACTACGGATATTCACATCTGTTCCAAAGAACTGA